CAATACCAGATAAAATATTTTGAATTCTTGGGTCACAAAACTCATTTATTTTTCCACAGTCATTACAAATTAGATGATCATGCTGTCTTTTTTGTAGTGATTTTTCATACAAGATTTTATTATTATTGAATTGTAATTGTTTAATTAATTTGGCTTTAACAAATATTTCTAAATTATTATATATAGTTGCCTTACTAATCTTTTCTTTTTTATTAATAAAACTATATAAATAATCTATATCAAAATGAGTATTTATTTTATATATATATTTAAGAACAATATATCTTTCAGGAGTTTGCCTTAAATTCTGATTTTTTAAATATTGATTTAATAATGTTTTTTCGTTCATAAATTATTCATTCA
The window above is part of the Flavobacteriales bacterium TMED191 genome. Proteins encoded here:
- a CDS encoding transcriptional repressor — protein: MNEKTLLNQYLKNQNLRQTPERYIVLKYIYKINTHFDIDYLYSFINKKEKISKATIYNNLEIFVKAKLIKQLQFNNNKILYEKSLQKRQHDHLICNDCGKINEFCDPRIQNILSGIEKTTNFQIESHSLNVFGNCNKENCEK